Proteins from one Sordaria macrospora chromosome 1, complete sequence genomic window:
- a CDS encoding 60S ribosomal protein eL14, translated as MADIQIGSSAWRLVEVGRVLKLETGSLATIVEIVDHKRVLVDGPSSDPKLAAPRGVVSLARTLLTPLVVEKLPRGARTGAVKKAWEAAGIDAKWKESNWAKKQLQQERRKALTDFDRFKVMRLKKQRRFEERKALAKIKASA; from the exons ATGGCGGATATCCAGATCGGTTCCAGCGCCTGGCGCCTCGTTGAGGTTGGCCGTGTCCTCAAGCTCGAGACCGGCAGCCTCGCGACCATCGTCGAGATCGTCGACCACAAGCGC GTCCTTGTCGATGGCCCCTCGTCCGACCCCAAGCTCGCCGCCCCCCGTGGCGTCGTTTCCCTCGCCAGAACCCTTCTCACCcccctcgtcgtcgagaagCTTCCCCGTGGTGCCCGCACCGGTGCCGTCAAGAAGGCTTGGGAGGCCGCTGGCATCGatgccaagtggaaggagagcaACTGGGCCAAGAAGCAGCTCCAGCAGGAGCGCCGCAAGGCCCTCACCGACTTCGACCGCTTCAAGGTTATGCGCCTCAAGAAGCAGCGCCGCTTCGAGGAGCGCAAGGCTCTCGCCAAGATCAAGGCCTCTGCTTAA